A region from the Phycodurus eques isolate BA_2022a chromosome 12, UOR_Pequ_1.1, whole genome shotgun sequence genome encodes:
- the LOC133410739 gene encoding endoribonuclease YbeY-like isoform X1, with product MGVVVRNLQKVVPLRRARLRKDVNTLRHILGIQKFDLGVVCVDNRRIQHINNIYRKKDEPTDVLSFPFHEDFLITTFESIGLAFQGLRPGKIPCPLYRDELNLGDIFLGVEFVMRQCQESSTDLHRALTVVMAHGICHLLGYRHETEEEWREMLQKENYILKEYSRLTGQHLLPMMKPCQQDR from the exons ATGGGTGTAGTGGTAAGGAATCTCCAAAAGGTGGTGCCTCTTCGCCGCGCCCGGCTCCGCAAGGACGTGAACACGCTCAGGCACATCCTGGGCATCCAGAAGTTCGACTTGGGCGTCGTTTGCGTGGACAACCGCAGGATTCAGCACATTAACAACATATACAGGAAGAAAGACGAACCCACGGATGTCCTCTCGTTTCCATTCCACGAG GACTTCTTGATCACGACATTTGAGTCTATTGGATTGGCATTCCAGGGCCTGAGACCCGGTAAGATCCCGTGTCCCCTCTACAGAGACGAGCTGAACCTCGGGGACATTTTCTTGGGCGTGGAATTTGTCATGCGACAGTGTCAGGAGTCGTCCACGGATCTGCATCGAGCACTCACC GTGGTGATGGCCCATGGTATCTGCCACCTGCTTGGCTACAGACATGAGACAGAGGAGGAATGGCGTGAA ATGCTGCAGAAAGAAAACTACATTCTTAAAGAGTACAGCCGACTGACAGGGCAACATTTACTGCCCATGATGAAGCCATGCCAGCAGGACAGGTGA
- the LOC133410739 gene encoding endoribonuclease YbeY-like isoform X2 — protein MGVVVRNLQKVVPLRRARLRKDVNTLRHILGIQKFDLGVVCVDNRRIQHINNIYRKKDEPTDVLSFPFHEGLRPGKIPCPLYRDELNLGDIFLGVEFVMRQCQESSTDLHRALTVVMAHGICHLLGYRHETEEEWREMLQKENYILKEYSRLTGQHLLPMMKPCQQDR, from the exons ATGGGTGTAGTGGTAAGGAATCTCCAAAAGGTGGTGCCTCTTCGCCGCGCCCGGCTCCGCAAGGACGTGAACACGCTCAGGCACATCCTGGGCATCCAGAAGTTCGACTTGGGCGTCGTTTGCGTGGACAACCGCAGGATTCAGCACATTAACAACATATACAGGAAGAAAGACGAACCCACGGATGTCCTCTCGTTTCCATTCCACGAG GGCCTGAGACCCGGTAAGATCCCGTGTCCCCTCTACAGAGACGAGCTGAACCTCGGGGACATTTTCTTGGGCGTGGAATTTGTCATGCGACAGTGTCAGGAGTCGTCCACGGATCTGCATCGAGCACTCACC GTGGTGATGGCCCATGGTATCTGCCACCTGCTTGGCTACAGACATGAGACAGAGGAGGAATGGCGTGAA ATGCTGCAGAAAGAAAACTACATTCTTAAAGAGTACAGCCGACTGACAGGGCAACATTTACTGCCCATGATGAAGCCATGCCAGCAGGACAGGTGA
- the LOC133410739 gene encoding endoribonuclease YbeY-like isoform X3: protein MGVVVRNLQKVVPLRRARLRKDVNTLRHILGIQKFDLGVVCVDNRRIQHINNIYRKKDEPTDVLSFPFHEDFLITTFESIGLAFQGLRPGKIPCPLYRDELNLGDIFLGVEFVMRQCQESSTDLHRALTMLQKENYILKEYSRLTGQHLLPMMKPCQQDR from the exons ATGGGTGTAGTGGTAAGGAATCTCCAAAAGGTGGTGCCTCTTCGCCGCGCCCGGCTCCGCAAGGACGTGAACACGCTCAGGCACATCCTGGGCATCCAGAAGTTCGACTTGGGCGTCGTTTGCGTGGACAACCGCAGGATTCAGCACATTAACAACATATACAGGAAGAAAGACGAACCCACGGATGTCCTCTCGTTTCCATTCCACGAG GACTTCTTGATCACGACATTTGAGTCTATTGGATTGGCATTCCAGGGCCTGAGACCCGGTAAGATCCCGTGTCCCCTCTACAGAGACGAGCTGAACCTCGGGGACATTTTCTTGGGCGTGGAATTTGTCATGCGACAGTGTCAGGAGTCGTCCACGGATCTGCATCGAGCACTCACC ATGCTGCAGAAAGAAAACTACATTCTTAAAGAGTACAGCCGACTGACAGGGCAACATTTACTGCCCATGATGAAGCCATGCCAGCAGGACAGGTGA